The genomic segment CCGGCCGCTCGCATCGGTCAGGGCATCTTGTTGGATCACGGTACCTCGGTCGTGATTGGTGAAACCGCCGTCGTGGAAAACAATGTCTCCATGCTGCACGAAGTGACTTTGGGAGGGACCGGAAAGGCGACCGGAGACCGCCATCCCAAAGTCCGGCATGGCGTACTGGTCGGCGCCGGTGCCAAAATCCTGGGCAATGTCGAAATCGGCACCGGAGCGAAAATTGCCGCGTGCAGCGTCGTCTTAGAAGATGTTCCCGCGCATTGCACGGTCGCCGGAATTCCGGCCAAAATCGTGGGACGGCTTTCAGTTGCCGAACCGGCACTCGACATGGATCACATGCTGCCGCATCACCACGCCGACGGCAGCGGGATTTAAGCCAGCTTATACGGTTCACAGGATTTCGTGAATCACTTCACCATGCACATCGGTCAGGCGAAAGTCGCGGCCGCCGTGACGGTAGGTCAGGCGTTGGTGATCCAAGCCCAAGAGATGCAAGATCGTCGCATGCAGATCATGCATCGTGCAGACATTCTCTACCGCATGCATACCCAACTCGTCAGTCGCCCCATGCACCACGCTCCCTTTGACGCCTCCGCCGGCCAGCCAAACGGTAAAGCCTTCGGGATGATGATCACGTCCGTCGCGAGAGGCCGCATGCGGCGTACGCCCAAATTCCCCCGCCCAGACGATCAGCGTCTCGTCAAACAGCCCGCGGGCTTTGAGGTCCTTGATCAAGCCGGCGATCGCTTGGTCGGTGTCGAGAGCGTTCTTCTCGTGCATCTTCTTCAGCGACCCGTGTTGATCCCACGTGCCGTTCGAAGCCCCCGGGGGGCAAGTGATCTCCACAAAACGGACACCCGATTCGATCAACCGCCGCGCGCGGAGACATTGAATCCCATACAGTCGCTGCGAGTCGACTTTGGAATCGATTGCGTACAGCGCATGCGTCGCTTTCGTTTCCCGCGACAAATCCAGCACGTCCGGGACGAGCGATTGCATGCGGTACGCAAGTTCATAGTTTTTGACAGCAGATTCAACGGCATCGTTACCTCCCAACGTCTCAGCAAACGCACGGTCCTGCAATTTGAGCAAATCTAGTTTGGC from the Symmachiella macrocystis genome contains:
- a CDS encoding DUF1501 domain-containing protein, producing MNPHIDKCPGRRPRLFSRRSMLKSSANGFGMLALSALMSERAYGAPTTGPHFAPTAKNVIFCFLDGGVSHVDSFDPKPKLAEVDDQPAGEIDNPTANVNRKWLKSPWKFAKHGESELPVSELFPHIASCVDDLAVIRSMKADLPIHSTGVLFLHTGSNVAGRPSLGSWASYGLGSENQNLPGFVVLNFGVIPCGGLENYSSGFLPASYQATLLNADGPPLENITPGDSRAGVQRAKLDLLKLQDRAFAETLGGNDAVESAVKNYELAYRMQSLVPDVLDLSRETKATHALYAIDSKVDSQRLYGIQCLRARRLIESGVRFVEITCPPGASNGTWDQHGSLKKMHEKNALDTDQAIAGLIKDLKARGLFDETLIVWAGEFGRTPHAASRDGRDHHPEGFTVWLAGGGVKGSVVHGATDELGMHAVENVCTMHDLHATILHLLGLDHQRLTYRHGGRDFRLTDVHGEVIHEIL